One window from the genome of Capsicum annuum cultivar UCD-10X-F1 unplaced genomic scaffold, UCD10Xv1.1 ctg2684, whole genome shotgun sequence encodes:
- the LOC124890923 gene encoding glycine dehydrogenase (decarboxylating), mitochondrial, giving the protein MEGARKLANRAILKRLVSESKQSRVNAIPSSPASLYRASRYVSSLSPYTFQGRNHAKSFNSHQQVRSISVDALKPSDTFPRRHNSATPEEQSKMTEFCGFQSLDALIDATVPQSIRIESMKFNKFDGGLTESQMIDHMQKLASKNKVFKSYIGMGYYNTYVPPVILRNLLENPAWYTQYTPYQAEISQGRLESLMNYQTMITDLTGLPMSNASLLDEGTAAAEAMAMCNNILKGKKKTFLIASNCHPQTIDICKTRADGFDLKVVKVDLKDIDYKSGDVCGVLVQYPGTEGEILDYGEFIKNAHAHGVKVVMASDLLALTMLKPPGELGADIVVGSAQRFGVPMGYGGPHAAFLATSQEYKRMMPGRIIGVSVDSAGKPALRMAMQTREQHIRRDKATSNICTAQALLANMAAMYAVYHGPEGLKTIAQRVHGLAGTFSAGLKKLGTVEVQDLPFFDTVKVKCSDAKAIADVAYKHDINLRIVDNNTITVSFDETTTLEDVDNLLKVFALGKPVTFTAQSIAQEVENLIPSGLTRETPYLTHQIFNSYHTEHELLRYLHKLQSKDLSLCHSMIPLGSCTMKLNATTEMMPVTWPNFANIHPFAPTELAAGYQEMFDDLGDLLCTITGFDSFSLQPNAGAAGEYAGLMVIRAYHTSRGDHHRNVCIIPVSAHGTNPASAAMCGMKIVAVGTDAKGNINIEELRKAAEANKDKLAALMVTYPSTHGVYEEGIDEICKIIHDNGGQVYMDGANMNAQVGLTSPGFIGADVCHLNLHKTFCIPHGGGGPGMGPIGVKKHLAPYLPSHPVVPTGGLPAPDNSEPLGAISAAPWGSALILPISYTYIAMMGSKGLTDASKIAILNANYMAKRLEKHYPVLFRGVNGTCAHEFIIDLRGFKNTAGIEPEDVAKRLIDYGFHGPTMSWPVPGTLMIEPTESESKAELDRFCDALISIREEIAQIEKGNVDINNNVLKGAPHPPSMLMADAWTKPYSREYAAYPAPWLRSAKFWPTTGRVDNVHGDRNLICTLLPVSEMAEEKAANA; this is encoded by the exons ATGGAAGGTGCTAGAAAATTGGCAAACAGGGCAATTCTGAAACGTTTGGTTTCAGAATCAAAACAGAGCCGTGTCAATGCAATTCCATCATCCCCAGCATCTCTTTACAGGGCTTCAAGGTATGTATCTTCATTGTCTCCTTACACGTTCCAGGGTAGGAATCATGCAAAATCTTTCAATTCTCACCAACAAGTTAGatcaatatctgttgatgcaTTGAAGCCAAGTGACACTTTCCCACGCCGACATAACTCAGCCACCCCTGAAGAACAAAGCAAAATGACTGAGTTTTGTGGGTTCCAAAGCCTTGATGCACTGATTGATGCCACTGTGCCTCAATCTATTCGTATTGAATCCATGAAGTTTAATAAGTTTGATGGTGGATTAACCGAGTCACAAATGATTGACCATATGCAAAAATTAGCCTCAAAGAATAAGGTTTTTAAGTCATATATTGGGATGGGATATTATAACACGTATGTACCACCTGTTATATTGAGGAATCTTCTGGAGAATCCTGCTTGGTACACTCAGTACACTCCTTATCAAGCTGAGATTTCACAGGGACGTCTTGAGTCCTTGATGAATTATCAGACCATGATTACAGATCTTACTGGTTTGCCAATGTCCAATGCATCTTTACTAGATGAAGGGACCGCAGCAGCTGAGGCTATGGCCATGTGTAACAATATtctgaaaggaaaaaagaaaactttCCTTATTGCAAGCAATTGTCACCCTCAAACTATTGATATTTGTAAGACTAGAGCTGATGGATTTGATCTTAAGGTAGTCAAAGTGGATCTTAAGGACATTGATTATAAGTCTGGTGATGTTTGTGGGGTACTAGTTCAATATCCAGGGACGGAAGGTGAGATCTTGGATTATGGAGAGTTCATTAAGAATGCACATGCTCATGGAGTGAAGGTTGTTATGGCATCTGATCTTTTGGCCTTGACAATGTTGAAACCTCCTGGTGAACTTGGAGCAGATATTGTTGTTGGTTCTGCTCAGAGGTTTGGAGTGCCTATGGGTTATGGAGGTCCTCATGCAGCTTTCTTGGCAACTTCCCAAGAATACAAGAGAATGATGCCTGGAAGAATTATTGGTGTCAGTGTTGATTCTGCAGGAAAACCTGCTCTTCGTATGGCGATGCAGACCAGGGAACAACACATCCGCAGGGACAAGGCTACGAGTAACATTTGCACAGCACAG GCTTTGCTTGCCAACATGGCTGCCATGTATGCTGTCTATCATGGACCTGAGGGGCTAAAAACCATTGCCCAACGTGTTCATGGTCTTGCTGGAACATTTTCTGCTGGTCTCAAAAAGCTTGGAACCGTAGAAGTTCAGGATCTTCCATTCTTTGACACTGTAAAGGTTAAGTGTTCCGATGCAAAAGCAATTGCTGATGTTGCTTACAAGCATGACATTAACTTGCGGATTGTGGACAACAATACT ATAACTGTATCTTTTGATGAAACTACTACCTTGGAAGATGTGGACAATCTGCTTAAAGTTTTTGCCTTGGGAAAGCCA GTCACGTTCACTGCTCAATCAATTGCACAAGAGGTCGAAAATCTGATTCCTTCTGGACTTACAAGGGAGACTCCATATTTGACTCACCAAATATTCAACTC GTACCATACGGAGCATGAGTTACTGAGATACCTTCATAAGCTGCAATCGAAGGACCTCTCCTTGTGCCATAGCATGATTCCTTTGGGCTCCTGCACAATGAAATTGAATGCCACAACAGAGATGATGCCAGTGACATGGCCTAACTTCGCAAATATTCACCCTTTTGCACCCACTGAACTGGCAGCTGGCTATCAG GAAATGTTCGACGATTTAGGTGACCTATTGTGTACAATTACAGGTTTTGATTCCTTCTCGTTGCAGCCTAATGCTGGTGCTGCTGGAGAATATGCTGGATTGATGGTTATTCGTGCATATCATACG TCGAGGGGTGACCATCACCGCAATGTATGCATCATTCCTGTATCAGCACATGGAACAAATCCTGCAAGTGCTGCAATGTGTGGGATGAAAATTGTTGCTGTTGGGACAGATGCAAAAGGAAACATTAATATTGAAGAGTTGAGGAAGGCTGCTGAGGCAAATAAGGATAAACTTGCTGCTCTCATG GTTACCTATCCATCAACACATGGAGTTTACGAGGAAGGAATTGATGAGATATGTAAGATAATCCATGACAATGGTGGTCAGGTGTACATGGATGGAGCTAACATGAATGCACAG GTCGGTTTGACAAGCCCTGGTTTTATTGGTGCTGATGTTTGTCATCTAAATCTCCATAAAACATTCTGCATTCCTCATGGTGGAGGAGGTCCTGGAATGGGTCCAATTGGAGTGAAGAAGCACTTGGCACCATATTTGCCATCACACCCTGTG GTGCCAACTGGAGGGCTCCCAGCTCCCGACAATAGTGAGCCACTTGGTGCTATTTCTGCTGCACCCTGGGGTTCTGCACTTATTTTGCCGATTTCATATACCTACATTGCGATGATGGGGTCTAAGGGACTTACAGATGCATCAAAGATAGCTATCCTGAATGCAAACTACATGGCTAAGCGTTTGGAG AAGCACTACCCAGTTCTCTTCCGAGGTGTCAATGGAACATGTGCCCACGAGTTTATCATTGACCTGAGGGGCTTTAAG AATACTGCTGGGATAGAACCTGAAGATGTTGCTAAACGTCTTATTGACTATGGATTTCATGGACCTACAATGTCTTGGCCGGTTCCTGGTACGCTTATGATTGAACCCACTGAAAGTGAAAGCAAG GCGGAACTAGACAGGTTTTGTGATGCACTCATCTCCATCCGAGAAGAAATCGCTCAGATTGAGAAAGGGAATGTTGATATTAACAACAATGTTCTCAAG GGGGCTCCTCATCCACCATCAATGCTCATGGCTGATGCATGGACAAAACCATATTCTCGGGAATATGCTGCGTACCCTGCTCCATGGCTAAGGAGTGCCAAATTCTGGCCAACTACAG GACGAGTGGACAATGTGCATGGAGATCGCAACCTCATCTGCACCCTTCTTCCTGTGTCAGAAATGGCGGAAGAAAAAGCTGCAAATGCTTAA